Proteins encoded in a region of the Bombina bombina isolate aBomBom1 chromosome 12, aBomBom1.pri, whole genome shotgun sequence genome:
- the GTF3C4 gene encoding general transcription factor 3C polypeptide 4, translating into MMSAPENRDAALGLRVTLTKREPSVRVAHPVSGVEPVVWSEDHRVSVCNSGGVSVLEVLCDHRISGPDLILHRSCVPIGSRACSLKVGSPKEVHECRNKFASYKNPLHSQSFKLDRTFNPEGKLLTQMKGFKYASWSPCGCDVNGRCLLAVLSLDNRLTVQTNTNRVQWKQLADLTELYGQRLSEANYRMNNSDTAQVGLEDFAEFRRRHSMQVPVRMEWSGICTTREVMENNECKDISTVLLAVLFENGDIAVWNFQIPFLGSESVVSCNTIESGVTSPSVLSWWEYQHSNRKISGLLVGSSLGPVKIVPVNLKAVKGYFTLREPVILWQEADQLPVHSIRTLALYHPYQKCNCSLVVAARGAYVFWCLLLISKAGLNVHNSHVTGLHSLPIISMSTDKQNGSIYTCSADGKLRHLTPVFTDVAVKFEHQLIKLSDFFGPVKCHGIAVSPYGAYLVCVTSEGMSNGIHPVNKTYQVHFAALKSFEEAAAQLLECSTQNLFRQTDLADLLRWKILRDKLIPQFLLDALDKKLAGGSMYFWRLHLFLMRIWYQALKKASSEIPWKPPQKEPKITNDDGPPPMSDEPTDQNDNESSPKEIKLSEPSIDTTEVDKASPSDDGLLEVQKKIEHLEKRLTREHMKRVLGEVYLHTYITENTSIPTRGICDFLLADKDCEDRAAQVLIGHIEHKMNKQTFPEHCTLCKEALPFSDCRRTVCANGHVWFRCFLTFRACQNLMYRRCVLHDSIARYPAPDDPDWIKRLLQGCCILCDSPVL; encoded by the exons ATGATGTCGGCACCGGAGAACCGGGATGCGGCGCTCGGGTTGCGGGTGACTCTCACAAAGCGGGAGCCGTCAGTTAGGGTGGCTCACCCGGTGAGCGGGGTAGAGCCAGTGGTTTGGTCGGAGGACCACCGGGTGTCGGTTTGTAACAGCGGCGGGGTGTCAGTGCTGGAGGTGCTATGTGACCACCGGATTAGCGGCCCTGATCTTATCCTGCACCGCTCCTGTGTGCCCATCGGCTCCCGAGCCTGCAGTCTGAAG GTTGGTTCACCAAAAGAAGTCCATGAATGTAGAAATAAATTTGCCAGTTATAAAAATCCTCTGCATAGCCAGTCATTTAAGCTGGATCGGACTTTCAATCCTGAAGGAAAATTACTGACTCAAATGAAAGGATTTAAATATGCCAGCTGGTCTCCTTGTGGCTGTGACGTGAATGGTCGATGTCTCCTGGCTGTGCTTAGCTTGGACAATAGACTGACCGTACAAACAAACACCAACAGAGTGCAATGGAAACAGTTGGCTGATTTAACAGAACTCTATGGGCAGCGTTTGTCCGAGGCCAATTACAGAATGAACAATAGCGATACTGCACAGGTGGGTTTGGAAGACTTTGCAGAGTTTAGGAGACGCCATAGCATGCAGGTCCCAGTGAGAATGGAGTGGTCCGGAATCTGCACCACTCGAGAAGTAATGGAGAATAATGAGTGCAAGGACATCAGTACAGTGCTTTTGGCAGTGCTATTTGAGAACGGCGACATTGCAGTGTGGAACTTCCAGATCCCTTTCCTGGGCAGTGAGTCTGTAGTTTCCTGCAACACCATTGAATCCGGGGTCACTTCTCCCAGTGTATTGTCGTGGTGGGAATATCAGCATAGTAATCGTAAAATAAGCGGACTGCTTGTAGGAAGTAGTCTGGGTCCTGTCAAAATCGTCCCAGTGAACTTAAAGGCAGTGAAAGGTTACTTCACCCTGCGGGAACCTGTGATACTTTGGCAGGAGGCTGACCAGTTGCCTGTCCATAGCATCAGAACCCTAGCACTTTATCACCCGTACCAGAAGTGTAATTGTAGCCTTGTTGTAGCTGCTCGAGGGGCGTATGTTTTTTGGTGTTTGCTACTCATATCCAAAGCAGGCCTTAACGTTCATAATTCTCATGTGACTGGGCTTCACTCCTTACCGATAATATCCATGTCCACTGATAAACAAAATGGAAGCATTTATACATGCTCCGCAGATGGGAAGCTTAGACATCTAACACCTGTTTTCACAGATGTTGCTGTGAAGTTTGAGCACCAGCTCATTAAGCTGTCAGACTTTTTTGGACCTGTGAAGTGTCATGGCATTGCTGTGAGCCCTTATGGAGCCTACCTTGTTTGCGTCACGTCTGAAGGAATGAGCAATGGAATTCACCCAGTAAACAAAACCTACCAAGTtcattttgcagctctgaaatctTTTGAGGAGGCAGCAGCCCAACTTCTGGAATGTTCTACCCAAAACCTTTTCCGACAGACCGATTTAGCAGACCTTCTACGTTGGAAGATACTGAGAGATAAGCTGATTCCTCAGTTTTTACTAGATGCTTTGGACAAAAAGCTAGCTGGTGGCTCTATGTACTTTTGGCGTTTACATCTCTTTCTAATGAGAATCTGGTACCAGGCTCTGAAGAAGGCCTCCTCTGAAATACCATGGAAGCCGCCCCAGAAAGAGCCAAAGATTACAAATGATGATGGTCCTCCTCCAATGAGTGATGAACCAACAGATCAGAATGACAATGAAAGTTCCCCTAAGGAGATTAAGCTAAGTGAACCTTCTATAGATACTACAGAGGTGGACAAGGCTTCTCCATCTGATGATGGTCTCCTAGAGGTACAAAAGAAAATTGAACATCTTGAGAAGCGCTTAACGAGGGAACACATGAAGCGTGTGTTAGGGGAAGTCTACTTGCACACTTACATCACTGAGAACACCAGCATCCCCACTCGCGGCATCTGTGACTTCCTGTTGGCAGATAAAGACTGCGAAGACCGCGCAGCACAG GTCCTTATCGGCCATATTGAGCATAAGATGAACAAACAGACATTTCCTGAGCACTGCACGTTGTGTAAAGAGGCTCTGCCCTTCAGTGACTGCAGGCGGACTGTTTGTGCCAATGGCCATGTGTGGTTTAG ATGCTTCCTGACATTCCGGGCCTGCCAGAACCTGATGTACAGGCGCTGCGTGCTACATGACAGTATTGCGCGGTACCCGGCCCCTGACG ATCCAGACTGGATAAAACGACTGCTACAGGGCTGCTGCATATTGTGTGACTCTCCGGTACTCTAG